Within the Falco rusticolus isolate bFalRus1 chromosome 17, bFalRus1.pri, whole genome shotgun sequence genome, the region ATTTTATTACCATCGGTTGTTAAGTGAGGGGAGAAATAGCCTTTATTACAGCATtggtacaagacagacatgtaACTCAAATGCAGTGAATGGAAAGTTAAAGTGTGTCACTTTTAATGACAGATTCATAAGGTTTCGGTGTCTCTGGAGGGGTCTTGCTGGATGAGTTCTTGCTGCTGAGCAAAAAGAAGTGTTAGACCTAGAAGTACAAGCGAGAAAGGGGCGgttttcccacagcagcaatCAGCTAAGAGTTAATTTTAGAAGGCAAGAGAGGTTTCCCTTCACCCTGCACAGTCTggcctgcctgctcctgccctttgccgtgccagggctgagccagcCCTGGGTCACATCATCCCATCGAcctggggacacacacaggCTGGGGGTACCGAGCCGCAGGGTGCGGAgcagcccccttctctcccacCCAGGCACCTCCCggctgctccagcactgcctgcGCTGCCGGGCTCCTCTACCTGCGGCTCTGCCACCTGTAAGCACTAACCAGCCTCTCTCCTGCCGGGCTCCAGCTCCGCCGCTTCATCAGGAAATATCCAGCCAAGCCCAGGAACGCCAGCATGAGTCCAGATGTGACCAAGGCAATCAGGGTCTTCTGCGAAAAGTCCTGATGGTTCCTCACGGTCTCCAGTTTAAGGGATTTTAttccaaactggaaaaaacaccaaagagaGCCGGGAGTCTGACAAACAGGAAACATGTGCATCTGCAGAACAGGCACCGGGCTTCAAACAATGCTGTTCTTCACCTCCCTGTTGAGCTTCACGTAAACAAAGCCGGGCTTTGCTACCCAAGCTCCTGAGCTTTGCACTCGCCCTGTGAGCTTGCACGTCCTCACGGTCCCATTTCCATCCTAGCACCTTCTGTGGCGCAGggaaattttcttccttagaCCAGATGCTCAGGCCCTGCTCTTAGATTTAGAGCGTGCATCTGCACGGCTGAAATATCTCCGTGCACTGCTGTTGCAGCTCTGTTGGCTGCTATTTATATAGGCACCTGGAGCTCAGCTTTACAAGCCAATGGCAGCCTCACTGGCGTGTTGAGAGGAGGAATTAATTAATGTCAGCGTGGTACTTTGAAGAAGCAGAGTGCCAATTACATCCCAAGAGTTATTGTTGGGATCTGGGTCTTTTTAGAGAAGATACTGCAGAATTTTACAGTAACTATTTCAAGCATTTCTGCCTTCGGTGGTTACGTTGGTCCTCTAGTTGCACTAGTTCACCACTGCCTTGCTGCAGGTCTGGGGGTTGGCTCCAGCCATCTCACGTGCCAACGCTCAACAAGCCCCTCCGAGAGGGAGGCAAGGTCAGGTCTCAGCCGGCTGCCCCAGCCTCAACTGCCCGTCTAAAAATCTCCTTTCTCCAGCCACTCAGGCcacccatttttttccagctgaatttGCTTAAGGAATTTACCTTTTCCCAGTGAGACTTCTGGAGCACATTTTGATCAGGATCTGCAAGGTTTAAAACGGGAGAGGCACATTACACGGAGGGTCACGCTGCAGCCAACGCCAGCACGGAGGAGCCTGGCCATTGCTGAGCACGGAGGAGCGGTGAGCCCCTTCGCTGCTCTGCAGGCAACGCCACGGCTCCGTGGATCTAGCAAGGCCCcagaagaaagagcagcagctgcagggagaagtCTCCTCCCTGGCTGTAACTGCGGATCTgtgccccacagcctctccccacagacagcccccctcccccattgCCCACATTGCTCGTTACCCAGCGGTGTTAATGACAGCCAAAGGAATCGGCTCAACTGACCTCCCTTGCCGACAAGGATGAGGAGCATACAGTCACGGTCCACTTCAGATTTAGCGAGTTTTATCTGGCAGGGGGATGAGGATGGAACAGGCCGGGTTCTCTCTTCACATATTGCACTCCATAAGTCCGATCCCTTCGTCtctaaaaaatgtttctgcaaaattttcattaaaaacaagaaacagcCGTTGAACCAACGGAACGGACTAGTTCACCTCAGCTACGCTGATGATACTACTGGTAGTGTTCCGCATTCACCCTTTGTGTTTCAGTGGCTCGGCTGTGCTGTGAGAAGCTGAGAAGCAACAAGCAGTGACAAGCGGCGCGGGGGTGTCAGACCTTCACCTCCCACCTCACTGCTGCTCGCAGCCCCCACACCAACACCTAGAAAATGGAGATGcttctttcttaaattaatgacaataaattaaataaagataTCATTAGCAACTCTTGCAAATGGCATTTAAGCAAAGCTAAATTTAGGATCTGGATTGCATAGCGAGTCTCTCCATTTTTTGGACTGAAACAGCCGCCTGAAGAGCCCCATTGTTTCAGAgtcccaggcaggggctgggaaaggagggaaataaCAAAGAAGCATTGAGCCTTCCTGTTTAGGAAATGTCTTCAATGTTTTTGCTAGGTCGCTGATCAAAGGCtaggcaaaaaaatacaaatttcttacattttagAGCTGAACTGACTCTGGggtggaagaggaagaggagtgaggagctgcagcctttccctTCTGTGGGCCAATTTCTGTATCGGACAGGACAGCCTTTCTCCTCAGGTCTATTTTCAGCCACGGTCAGGCCTGGAGACAGAGCCCCCAGTCGCTACAAGACGTTATCAGCTTCCCTAACATCCTCCCAGCTGGGGACATCGTCTGAGCTGTGGCCTTGCCCACCCCCTCGAGACAGAGACCGGCTCCAGCTgacctcccccctgcccctaCCCTCCACTTGCTCCCCGGGGGGCACCCACCAACGTGGGGCTGCCAGGGAGGAGAAAACCCTCTTGCCTTGCAGCGCtgtgcagagccaggcagctcagcaccttAGAATTGCCTCAGGATTGTGCTCGGATCGCCACATCCTCTTAGcatacaaaaatgcagaaacttATCCATGGGAGGATAACAAACAAatcattttcagctgtttctgtagAGCTTGGCTTGGGGTGAGAAAGGCCAAGATGGAACAAGAGACCCAAgtgtgtattttcctttctctgctgtggaAAGAACTCATCGGAGTGTCAGAATTTCCCTTTGCAATTAGCAGCGCTGGGTGCCAGCTTATTGCTCATTTGCTTTGGGAAAGGCCAGCAGGAAAGTGAGACCCGGCACGGTCCCTCCTATCTGCTCTCCTCCCAGACACTCTTATCTGCTTCCCAggtccagcagctgctgagcctGAGCTGGTTTTTCCCACTCAGGGATGGCCGAAGCGGAGGCGGGGCGGGGTGTCTGCCGTGAGGTGCGAGCTCCCAGGAAAACACGGGTGGAAGTGGAGCAGTTTGACACGTTTCACATGCAGCGAGGGTTAAGAGCGTGTGCAATTTACATACGACTCTATAGCGTATTCTATCAGTTACATATGCATCCATTTATGTGCTGCAGGTATGTAGTGCAGGCACGGTGTCCATAAACCCTGTGCCCAGGGGCCGCTGCCCGCTGGATGGCATCTCTGATCAGAATCACTCCCTCCCGGAGGAGTTTCCATGTGGATTCTTGCTAAAGTGCAGTCCCTGTATACCGGAGCAAGTCTAAATACCATTTCATTGCAAATTTgcagagaaaaggcaagaaagaattCACTCATCCCAAGTGGCGGCAGCATGGCTGaccagcaaaaataaaattaatcactGTCAGTTTATACCCAGGGCATTGCCAAGTTGCCATCCCGCAAGATCCAGCACCATCTGCCCTCTGTGGCAGGTTGTACCTCCAGTGTGAAAGGGGTCTTGCCTCCCACCCACAACAGTGTCTCAGCTGGACcctcttctgcttttataaaTGCCTCATTTTTGGGGCACAAGGCTGAGGGCAGTTATGGAGAGCCTGGGATTCCCTTAGGAGTCAGCTCAGATGGGGATGCTGCTCAGCCACCCGTGCTCCTTCACATGCCTTGATTTCTTTCCTAGGGCACTTGGCAAGACAAAAAAAGGTGCTCGCATTCCCAACAGgcaagaggaaggagaagaacaAAGGAGATTTCCTGTTAAATGTGGCAGAGATACTTTAGAAGCTAAACTGACCCCAGAGCTTAATTATGAAAGAGGAGGCATTACGCAGCCAGGAGGCTGCATTTCCCCTTGGACTGCTGTGATCGTCCCTTTGGGATCCTCCTGGGACTGCTGTGATCATCCCCACCTCCATCAGTCTGGCACAGTTCAGATGCTCTGCCCTAGAGATaacccaaaccaaccccccaGGCATGGTGGGTGACCCCATCGCTCCAAGCCAATCGCTCCAGGAACCTGCCCTTGGCTGTTTGCTTGcagcccccctcctcctgcaTGTCCTCCCGCTTAGAGACACGTGGCCACACAGGGCTGCTACTCACACAAGTGTTGGACTCGTTGAGCTGCAAGCAGATGGCTGCAGTGTCACTCACTTCTTTGACATTGTGGCATGTGATgagctggaagggaaaaaagacagtGGCAGGATCAGTGAACGGTCAGGGGCGTTGTGGGACAAATCCAGCCCCCTCGTGCTCCCACAGCCCACGGCATCCATCTGTATCCTCACCTTGGAGCTGTCCCTGGCTATCTGCAGTGACGTGGTGGCAGCCGAGATGAGAGGATGCTCTGAGCTGGCAGGAGAGCTCACCAGAGCTGCCGTGGACCCTGGGATTTCTGCCGTCATGCTGGGTTGTGTTGCTTGGCTCTTGGCGGTGGAGACCCCTCCGCTCGTGTGGTCCGGGTCCAGGGGGGTGCCTGGCAGCTGTGTGGGGGCttggctgggctgtgggctcgtctgcttgctgctgagccctggggccgtggggctggctgccagggaCCCGGCAGCAgcttcagttttgaagaaatgCAATGAAAAGGATACATGAGAAAAGCTTAAGTCCTCTAAAATCAATGCGTGGCATTGCGATGACTGAAGTATAATATTGATTTGTCATAGCCAGCAGTACCAGAACGTGTTATTGGCTGTATAAGAAACGCACATTAGACTTGCTTCAGTTACCTAATTGTTACATGCGCTTCATAATCTGCTTACAATGGGCTAATTTCCTGGGCGCATGCTGCACCACAGCAAGGATGCCACTGCCCGGCCTCCCCTGCGTCACCTTCATCACCCCCTTGACCCAGAGTCTTCATACAGATGCACTGATTTCAAACAGTGTAAGAGAAAGGCACCATCCACCTGGGCAAGTGTCCCTGCTTCAAAGCCCTTCAGAGCCGACATCTGGCCTGTCATCGGAAAGGCTGGCAGACGTCTTATGGGTGTCATTTGCCGAGCAAAGAATCAGTATGTTAAGATAAAAGATGAAGGAGCACCTTGTCCTATCATCTCTTGGCTGTTTTGCAAAGGATGTGTCTAAGCCACCCATCCTGAAGACAGCAGTGGCAGGTTGGcccaggtggggttttttggacaGGATTAAAGCTTTTGACCATACTATCAGGCTCCTTTTCAAGAGCACAACCCACGCACCAACCATGTGGTTTCTTAGGGCAAGCCTGTGCCCTTAATACATCTGATTATTAATGCAAATGCTACGAGGAATCATGGGGGGCGTGATTACCAGACGTCTCTGCCGCCGGCTCGGCgctgctgggggctctgggggctGTGGTGGCTGCCACGCTGCTGATGCCTTTCGTCTCCGTGGCCGTGGCTGCTGGTGTGGGGGTGTCTGTCGGGCTCCCAGAAGCATTGCCTGGGGGCAGAAGAAGGTGTTAGGGGctgccttccttccccccatcccccatccGCCCCTGAGGGTCCctgtgggcagggcagggttAGCTGCTTTCACCAATTTGCTTTCTTCTCGCCCCAAAGTGGCAGGCTGCCTCAGAGCTCATGTGGGAGAAGCTCAGAGCGCAAACATTTTGGCTGGGCGAGCACCAGACTTGGGTGCAGCCCTTGCAGAGGCTCCGGGGCTCTTGgggtggtgctggaggaggacAGGCTCGTTTCTGCCCTCATCCTTACCGATCCCTGGGCTTACCGAGGGATGCACAAAGCTCTGCACAAAGCTGGATTTTGTAGTAGTTTGGGTTTATAATCCTTGGAGGAAAGACTCAGGCCTTGGAAGAGATCACTTGTACAGCTTAGGAAAAATGAGTTGGATTTGCAGTTGCAGGCACAATCTCAAAGTAAATAGAAACATTCCCACTGGCTCGGGATCAGCCCTGACTCATGAGCAAAAACATCTTTGGAGGTAAAACAGAATGTTTGGAGAATGGTTTGCTGTTCTAACTTAAAGTTTATATATTGCTTCCTGGTATGTTACAAAGATGACacttccagcttttccttctgaaatgaaCAATATGAGTcagtgaaaatgcatttcttcccGCTTCTTAACCTTTTCTATTCTTAAGACCTATTTCCACTCGTAAAAAACAGCTTCAGTCTCTACTCCAGGGCTGTTGCTGTTTAAGATTCTTATCCAGACACTAAAGAGAAAATCATACAAAATACGTtgtttcatttgtatttctgccGAGGAGAGCCTGAGCTCCAAGAAAAGTTACTTCATCCCTCCAAAAACCCTCCGAGACGGAGCAGCACTGACAGATCCTGACCAGCCGCCCGGCGCCGGCACTAGGGCAGCACCCACGGCCCGATAAACATGCGTTTCGGTGTCGTGCGCTGCGGTGTCGTGCACTTCGGGGTTGTCCTGGCAGGAATTTTTCTACATTGGGATGTCAGTACTTTGCTGGATCGGGTCCAGGGAGCCTGGACGgtttatgaaaagcaaagacCGAGA harbors:
- the CD34 gene encoding hematopoietic progenitor cell antigen CD34 isoform X2 — translated: MLFLGSLRIMKWKQLFWIAFCVVELSGNASGSPTDTPTPAATATETKGISSVAATTAPRAPSSAEPAAETSAAAGSLAASPTAPGLSSKQTSPQPSQAPTQLPGTPLDPDHTSGGVSTAKSQATQPSMTAEIPGSTAALVSSPASSEHPLISAATTSLQIARDSSKLITCHNVKEVSDTAAICLQLNESNTCKHFLETKGSDLWSAICEERTRPVPSSSPCQIKLAKSEVDRDCMLLILVGKGDPDQNVLQKSHWEKFGIKSLKLETVRNHQDFSQKTLIALVTSGLMLAFLGLAGYFLMKRRSWSPAGERLQQELIQQDPSRDTETL
- the CD34 gene encoding hematopoietic progenitor cell antigen CD34 isoform X3, whose product is MLFLGSLRIMKWKQLFWIAFCVVELSGNASGSPTDTPTPAATATETKGISSVAATTAPRAPSSAEPAAETSAAAGSLAASPTAPGLSSKQTSPQPSQAPTQLPGTPLDPDHTSGGVSTAKSQATQPSMTAEIPGSTAALVSSPASSEHPLISAATTSLQIARDSSKLITCHNVKEVSDTAAICLQLNESNTCKHFLETKGSDLWSAICEERTRPVPSSSPCQIKLAKSEVDRDCMLLILVGKGDPDQNVLQKSHWEKFGIKSLKLETVRNHQDFSQKTLIALVTSGLMLAFLGLAGYFLMKRRSWSPAGERLQELIQQDPSRDTETL
- the CD34 gene encoding hematopoietic progenitor cell antigen CD34 isoform X1 — translated: MLFLGSLRIMKWKQLFWIAFCVVELSGNASGSPTDTPTPAATATETKGISSVAATTAPRAPSSAEPAAETSAAAGSLAASPTAPGLSSKQTSPQPSQAPTQLPGTPLDPDHTSGGVSTAKSQATQPSMTAEIPGSTAALVSSPASSEHPLISAATTSLQIARDSSKLITCHNVKEVSDTAAICLQLNESNTCKHFLETKGSDLWSAICEERTRPVPSSSPCQIKLAKSEVDRDCMLLILVGKGDPDQNVLQKSHWEKFGIKSLKLETVRNHQDFSQKTLIALVTSGLMLAFLGLAGYFLMKRRSWSPAGERLAEDPYYTENGSQGNTMLMMPPQEQPELQEKPNLNGGTQENGTGQASSKNSHSARQHSPADTEM